Proteins encoded together in one Amblyomma americanum isolate KBUSLIRL-KWMA chromosome 1, ASM5285725v1, whole genome shotgun sequence window:
- the Ogg1 gene encoding 8-oxoguanine DNA glycosylase gives MVSSGVIKCTTRQLNLDVTLTSGQAFRWKKNDQSEWMSTFAGRVWCLRQDDDGNLHYRVLNIPNNGLPCPNFGSSQTECRSRKRRCLEVVPPSTEENEELLRDYFQLGVDLEGLYTEWCLVDKTFRATARYLPGIRVLRQEPLEALMAFICSSNNNITRISSMVEKLCTMYGTKIFEGKEGSFYAFPTVSQMDQESVEVKLREAGFGYRAKYVHGAAKVLTSRGPLWLQSLRGAPYTEAHQQLMELPGVGAKVADCVCLMALDKSEAVPVDVHVWRMATQHYLPHLRSLKNLSAVAYKEIGDHFRERFGCYAGWAQSVLFTSDLRRHSKANSHRCGD, from the exons ATGGTGTCGTCAGGAGTCATCAAGTGCACTACTCGGCAGCTCAACCTTGATGTTACACTTACTTCCGGACAAGCTTTCAG atggaAGAAGAATGATCAGTCTGAATGGATGAGCACTTTTGCAGGCAGGGTATGGTGCTTAAGGCAGGATGATGATGGAAACCTTCACTACCGTGTGCTGAACATTCCTAACAATGGCTTGCCGTGTCCCAATTTCGGCAGCTCTCAAACAGAATGTCGCAGCAGAAAGCGTAGATGTTTGGAGGTTGTACCACCTTCAAcagaagaaaatgaagagcttttGAGAGACTACTTTCAGCTGGGAGTTGACCTGGAAGGCCTGTACACTGAGTGGTGTCTAGTTGATAAAACATTTAGAGCCACTGCTCGCTATCTACCTGGCATAAGGGTTCTGAGGCAGGAGCCCCTAGAAGCACTGATGGCCTTCATATGCTCATCCAACAATAACATCACACG CATTAGTTCCATGGTGGAGAAGTTGTGCACCATGTATGGAACTAAAATTTTTGAGGGCAAGGAAGGGTCTTTCTATGCCTTCCCCACG GTTTCGCAGATGGACCAAGAGAGTGTGGAGGTCAAGCTGAGGGAAGCTGGCTTTGGATACAGAGCAAAGTATGTGCATGGCGCGGCCAAGGTACTTACCTCCCGTGGCCCTCTGTGGCTCCAGTCACTCAGAGGTGCCCCTTACACAGAAGCACATCAGCAGCTTATGGAGCTTCCTGGTGTTGGGGCCAAG GTAGCTGACTGCGTGTGTCTGATGGCGTTGGACAAATCTGAGGCAGTACCAGTGGATGTACATGTTTGGCGCATGGCCACTCAGCACTACCTGCCCCACCTCAGATCATTGAAGAATCTTTCAGCAGTTGCCTATAAAGAGATAG GCGACCACTTCAGGGAACGTTTTGGCTGCTATGCTGGTTGGGCACAATCT GTGCTCTTTACCTCTGATCTGAGAAGACACAGCAAGGCCAATTCCCACCGATGTGGAGATTGA